One stretch of Trueperaceae bacterium DNA includes these proteins:
- a CDS encoding metal ABC transporter substrate-binding protein translates to MRTNSQHHFRRALRWGALLVASATFALASAQTTGRIVVSIEPYREVTERLIGDAAEVEVLLPPGASPHAYDPSPRDAARLADADMVVVNGVLDDFTLELVEADRGDTEVVHVLDALGIEAVGHDHDHGDEHAHEDEH, encoded by the coding sequence ATGAGAACGAATTCTCAACATCACTTCCGCCGGGCCCTCCGTTGGGGCGCCCTTCTGGTGGCGTCGGCGACCTTCGCGCTCGCCTCCGCCCAAACGACCGGTCGCATCGTCGTCTCGATCGAGCCGTACCGCGAGGTCACCGAGCGGTTGATCGGTGACGCCGCCGAGGTCGAGGTCCTCCTTCCCCCGGGCGCCAGCCCCCACGCCTACGACCCCAGCCCCCGCGACGCCGCCCGCTTGGCCGACGCCGACATGGTGGTCGTCAACGGCGTCCTGGACGACTTCACGCTCGAGCTCGTCGAGGCCGATCGTGGCGACACCGAGGTCGTCCACGTCCTCGACGCCCTCGGGATCGAGGCGGTCGGGCACGACCACGACCACGGCGACGAGCATGCGCACGAGGACGAGCACG